Proteins found in one Pogoniulus pusillus isolate bPogPus1 chromosome 36, bPogPus1.pri, whole genome shotgun sequence genomic segment:
- the LOC135190634 gene encoding arylacetamide deacetylase-like 4 — MESLYVLLILLAAFIASFIVAVAGAIQSKYFNFSIPPGVNQPGKLRLFYAFMRSASALGKILEKLGVCSQITFNRYLQAGKKLGPDPQLWQEDARFAGVPVRVYRPRAPASGLRPGAIFFHGGGWLYCSIDSHEKICRYIAKGGELVVVSVGYRLAPEHKYPAAYEDCLNATIHFMRNTEHYGVDPANVVVCGDSAGGNLAAAVTQTLAGRSDLPKLRAQILIYPGLQAVDFDLPSYQQNRGVPPLLREHVVFFALQYLNGHTENMEEVLEGSHIPPDMRLKCRMWVNPDNIPKKFKVRGYKPHEPAEFKAEVYETVKRFCEPSLCPLLAEDTVVQQLPESFILTCEYDVLRDDGLLYKKRLEDNGVQVTWYHLEDGFHGILSLYDNFGFSFPSGKKGLDSIVEFVKGL; from the exons ATGGAGTCTCTCTATGTACTGCTGATACTGCTGGCAGCTtttatagcttcattcatagtAGCAGTTGCAGGAGCCATTCAGTCTAAGTACTTCAACTTCAGTATCCCTCCTGGAGTGAATCAACCTGGAAAGCTTCGCCTTTTCTATGCTTTTATGAGAAGTGCGTCTGCTCTG GGCAAGATTCTGGaaaagctgggggtgtgcagccagaTCACCTTCAACCGCTACCTGCAGGCCGGGAAGAAGCTGGGGCCGGATccgcagctctggcaggaggatgccCGCTTCGCCGGGGTGCCGGTGCGGGTCTACCGACCTCGGGCGCCTGCCTCCGGCCTGCGGCCGGGCGCCATCTTCTTCCACGGCGGCGGCTGGCTGTACTGCAGCATCG ATTCCCATGAGAAGATATGCCGGTACATTGCCAAGGGAGGCGAGCTGGTGGTTGTGTCTGTTGG GTACCGTCTGGCTCCTGAACACAAGTACCCTGCTGCGTATGAAGACTGTCTTAATGCTACCATACACTTCATGAGAAATACAGAACACTATGGCGTGGATCCTGCCAATGTTGTTGTCTGTGGGGACAGTGCTGGGGGAAATCTGGCAGCTGCTGTTACCCAGACTCTTGCAGGCAGATCAGACCTCCCTAAACTACGTGCTCAGATCTTGATCTATCCAGGCCTTCAGGCAGTGGACTTCGATTTGCCATCCTATCAGCAGAACCGCGGAGTTCCTCCCTTACTCCGAGAACATGTTGtcttctttgctttgcagtacCTAAACGGGCATACAGAAAATATGGAAGAGGTCTTAGAGGGTTCTCATATTCCTCCAGACATGAGGCTGAAATGCAGGATGTGGGTGAATCCAGATAACATCCCCAAAAAATTTAAAGTCAGAGGCTACAAGCCACATGAGCCTGCTGAATTCAAGGCTGAAGTTTATGAGACAGTGAAAAGGTTCTGCgagcccagcctgtgcccactgctggctgaagATACTGTTGTCCAGCAGCTGCCCGAGTCTTTCATCTTGACCTGTGAGTatgatgtgctgagggatgaTGGCCTGCTttacaagaagagactggaggaCAACGGTGTCCAGGTGACCTGGTACCACCTTGAAGATGGATTCCATGGGATCTTAAGCCTCTATGATAATTTTGGCTTCTCATTTCCATCGGGGAAGAAGGGGTTGGACAGCATTGTTGAATTTGTAAAAGGCCTGTAA
- the LOC135190544 gene encoding arylacetamide deacetylase-like 4: MALLPALLLLLLPLAALAAALAAVLLGLPSYDIPPGVNQPAKLRLVLAVLLGTAALGRILEKTGLCSQITFGRYVRQGRKLGEDPKLFIQDLQFNKVPVRVYQPKATSDGRRRGIIFFHGGGWVFGSLDTYEKVCRYLSRESESVVVSVQYRLAPEHKYPAAYEDCLNATIHFMRNIEHYGVDPAHVVVCGDSAGGNLAAAVSQTLAGRSDLPKLRAQILIYPGLQALDFNLPSYHQNRGVPLLFRERAAFFALQYLNGHALHMQEVLEGSHIPPDMRLKYRKWVSPDNIPEKFKVRGVKPLRSTDFIAEVYETVKRFCEPNLCPLLAEDAVVHQLPESFILTCEYDVLRDDGLLYKKRLEDNGVRVTWFHLEDGFHGIISLYDYCGFSFPSGKRGLDSVVNFLKSL, encoded by the exons ATGGCACTGCTGCccgcactgctgctgctgctgctgccgctggcaGCGCTGGCTGCGGCGCTGGCCGCCGTCTTGCTCGGACTGCCCAGCTACGACATCCCGCCCGGGGTGAACCAGCCCGCCAAGCTGCGCCTGGTCCTGGCCGTGCTGCTGGGCACGGCGGCCCTG GGAAGGATTTTGGAGAAGACTGGACTTTGCAGTCAGATCACTTTTGGCCGCTATGTGAGGCAGGGACGGAAACTTGGGGAGGACCCAAAGCTCTTCATCCAGGATCTGCAGTTTAACAAAGTACCTGTGAGGGTTTATCAGCCTAAAGCTACCTCTGATGGGCGAAGGAGAGGCATCATCTTCTTTCACGGAGGAGGCTGGGTGTTTGGAAGCCTTG ataCCTATGAGAAAGTGTGCCGCTACCTCTCCAGGGAAAGCGAATCAGTCGTTGTGTCTGTTCA GTACCGTCTGGCTCCTGAACACAAGTACCCTGCTGCGTATGAAGACTGTCTTAATGCTACCATACACTTCATGAGGAATATAGAGCACTATGGCGTGGATCCTGCCCATGTTGTTGTCTGTGGGGACAGTGCTGGGGGCAATCTAGCAGCTGCTGTTAGCCAGACCCTTGCAGGTAGATCAGACCTCCCCAAACTACGTGCTCAGATCTTGATCTACCCAggccttcaggcactggactTCAATCTGCCATCTTACCATCAAAATCGAGgagtccctctcctcttccgaGAACGTGctgctttctttgctttgcagtacCTAAATGGGCATGCACTGCACATGCAAGAGGTCTTGGAGGGCTCTCATATTCCTCCAGATATGAGGCTGAAGTACAGGAAGTGGGTGAGCCCAGATAACATCCCAGAGAAATTTAAGGTGAGAGGTGTGAAGCCACTGAGGTCCACTGATTTTATAGCTGAAGTTTATGAAACAGTGAAAAGGTTCTGTGAGCCCaacctgtgcccactgctggctgaagATGCTGTCGTTCACCAGCTGCCCGAGTCTTTCATCTTGACCTGTGAGTACGATGTGCTGAGGGATGATGGCCTGCTttacaagaagagactggaggaCAATGGTGTCCGGGTGACCTGGTTCCACCTTGAAGATGGATTCCATGGGATCATAAGCCTCTATGATTATTGTGGCTTCTCATTTCCTTCAGGGAAGAGGGGATTGGACAGCGTTGTTAACTTCCTAAAAAGCTTATAG
- the CFAP107 gene encoding cilia- and flagella-associated protein 107: MSSEDWWKIQPKYSPEVLIGNWAEDRNRGLPMQHIFTQHEEPRSRNFVSEYEDEYNRRCLDPVTPPLRTWNGHKLSWVPQKSDCPILEPPKNYGLYEYLMKKRYEKDAGVMKSVYTISYEKPPISALVTCHQRQPAKTSALLSNQAHLPQNISHTLDYEGAQKHLQAIVQLMRSQNARDTSV, translated from the exons ATGTCGTCGGAAGACTGGTGGAAAATTCAGCCCAAATACTCTCCTGAAGTTCTCATTGGAAACTGGGCAGAAGACAGGAACAGG GGCCTGCCAATGCAGCACATCTTCACCCAGCATGAGGAGCCAAGAAGCAGGAATTTCGTGTCGGAGTATGAGGATGAATACAACAGGCGCTGCCTCGACCCTGTGACACCTCCTCTCCGCACGTGGAACGGACACAAGCTTTCCTGGGTTCCTCAGAAATCAGACTGCCCCATTCTTG AACCACCCAAAAACTATGGTCTTTATGAGTACCTGATGAAGAAACGGTATGAGAAAGACGCTGGAGTGATGAAGAGTGTCTACACCATCTCCTATGAAAAGCCACCAATTTCTGCCCTCGTTACTTGTCATCAGAGACAACCAGCTAAAACTTCTGCTCTCCTTTCCAACCAGGCACATCTTCCCCAAAATATTAGTCACACCCTCGACTATGAAGGGGCTCAGAAGCATCTACAAGCCATTGTCCAACTGATGAGAAGCCAAAATGCCAGGGACACTTCTGTGTAA